One Kineococcus aurantiacus genomic window carries:
- the serS gene encoding serine--tRNA ligase — protein MIDLRLLRDDPDVVRASQRARGEDEGAVDRVLDLDARRRNAIAEFEQLRAEQKSRGKEVAAAKGEEKQKLLAGVKELSERVKAAEADSDAVGAEFEAALRTIPNVVEDGVPPGGEDDYVVLEEVGAPPALPEGLDAWRDHLELGELLGAIDMERGAKVSGSRFYFLTGVGARLELALLNLAVARAVANGFSPMITPTLVKPEVMAGTGFLGAHAAEVYHLEEDDLYLTGTSEVALAGYHADEILDLSGGPKRYAGWSACYRREAGSYGKDTRGIIRVHQFHKVEMFSYCRAEDAAAEHQRLLGFEKEVLAAIEVPYRVIDTAAGDLGSSAARKFDCEAWIPSQGAYRELTSTSNCTTFQARRLGVRERLEEGSGTRPVATLNGTLATTRWIVAILENHQQADGSVRVPAALQPFLGLDVLRPVAG, from the coding sequence GTGATCGACCTGCGACTGCTGAGGGACGACCCGGACGTCGTCCGCGCCAGCCAACGGGCCCGCGGCGAGGACGAGGGCGCCGTCGACCGGGTCCTCGACCTCGACGCGCGGCGGCGCAACGCCATCGCCGAGTTCGAGCAGCTGCGGGCCGAGCAGAAGTCCCGCGGCAAGGAGGTCGCGGCCGCCAAGGGCGAGGAGAAGCAGAAGCTCCTCGCGGGCGTGAAGGAGCTGTCCGAGCGGGTCAAGGCCGCCGAGGCCGACTCCGACGCGGTCGGCGCCGAGTTCGAGGCCGCGCTGCGCACCATCCCCAACGTCGTCGAGGACGGCGTCCCGCCCGGCGGCGAGGACGACTACGTCGTGCTGGAGGAGGTCGGCGCCCCGCCGGCGCTGCCCGAGGGCCTGGACGCCTGGCGCGACCACCTGGAGCTGGGGGAGCTGCTCGGCGCCATCGACATGGAGCGCGGCGCGAAGGTGTCGGGTTCGCGGTTCTACTTCCTCACCGGCGTGGGGGCGCGGCTGGAGCTGGCGCTGCTGAACCTCGCGGTCGCCCGGGCCGTCGCCAACGGCTTCAGCCCGATGATCACCCCGACCCTGGTCAAGCCCGAGGTCATGGCCGGCACCGGTTTCCTCGGGGCGCACGCCGCGGAGGTCTACCACCTCGAGGAGGACGACCTCTACCTCACGGGGACGTCGGAGGTGGCGCTCGCCGGGTACCACGCCGACGAGATCCTCGACCTGTCGGGCGGCCCGAAGCGGTACGCGGGCTGGTCGGCGTGCTACCGCCGCGAGGCCGGTTCGTACGGCAAGGACACCCGCGGCATCATCCGCGTCCACCAGTTCCACAAGGTGGAGATGTTCTCGTACTGCCGCGCCGAGGACGCCGCCGCCGAGCACCAGCGGCTGCTGGGTTTCGAGAAGGAGGTGCTCGCCGCGATCGAGGTCCCGTACCGGGTCATCGACACCGCGGCCGGGGACCTGGGGTCCTCCGCGGCCCGCAAGTTCGACTGCGAGGCGTGGATCCCCTCCCAGGGCGCGTACCGGGAGCTGACCTCGACGTCGAACTGCACGACGTTCCAGGCCCGCCGCCTGGGGGTCCGCGAGCGCCTGGAGGAGGGGTCGGGGACCCGTCCGGTCGCGACCCTGAACGGGACGCTGGCCACGACCCGCTGGATCGTGGCGATCCTGGAGAACCACCAGCAGGCCGACGGTTCGGTCCGGGTCCCCGCTGCGCTGCAGCCGTTCCTGGGCCTGGACGTGCTGCGGCCCGTCGCGGGCTGA
- a CDS encoding diacylglycerol/lipid kinase family protein — protein sequence MTVADLLDTGVLAVFLALAALVAFSLLLRERRTTRRLRTQQVPPAAPAAPAAGAPRRRAAIVVNPTKFTGLDEHSLRRRQAYVAAVFRSHGWEDPLWLETTPTEHGRQQARDAVAQGVDIVLAAGGDGTVRSVAEGLAGTSTPMALLPAGTGNLLARNLDVPHTDLAAALDLVFSEEDVRVDVGWLEVDRSGRDAEPERHLFLVMAGLGFDAAMMAGVEDRLKQRLGYGAYVVSGARALWGPQAKVQVSVDGQAPAPVRTRAVIVGNCGKLTKQLVLMPDAEIDDGYLDAVVLSPRGGIGWGEVAWAIATRDRRGQRRVRHLRGKRFEVTCQEPQEVELDGDPIGPAHRVTLTVDPGVLRVRCPPLRAGAHAAPR from the coding sequence ATGACGGTCGCCGACCTGCTCGACACCGGCGTCCTCGCCGTCTTCCTCGCCCTCGCGGCCCTCGTCGCGTTCTCGCTGCTGCTCCGCGAGCGCCGCACCACGCGCCGGCTGCGCACCCAGCAGGTCCCGCCCGCGGCCCCGGCGGCCCCGGCGGCCGGGGCGCCCCGCCGCCGCGCCGCGATCGTGGTGAACCCCACGAAGTTCACCGGGCTCGACGAGCACTCGCTGCGGCGGCGGCAGGCGTACGTCGCGGCCGTGTTCCGCTCCCACGGCTGGGAGGACCCGCTGTGGCTGGAGACCACGCCCACCGAGCACGGCCGGCAGCAGGCGCGGGACGCGGTCGCGCAGGGCGTCGACATCGTGCTGGCCGCCGGCGGGGACGGGACGGTGCGGTCGGTGGCCGAGGGGCTGGCGGGCACGTCGACGCCCATGGCGCTGCTGCCGGCCGGCACCGGGAACCTGCTGGCCCGCAACCTCGACGTCCCGCACACCGACCTGGCCGCGGCGCTGGACCTGGTGTTCTCCGAGGAGGACGTGCGCGTCGACGTGGGCTGGCTGGAGGTCGACCGCTCGGGCCGCGACGCCGAGCCCGAGCGCCACCTGTTCCTCGTCATGGCCGGGCTGGGGTTCGACGCGGCGATGATGGCCGGCGTCGAGGACCGGCTCAAGCAGCGGCTCGGGTACGGGGCGTACGTGGTCTCGGGCGCGCGGGCCCTGTGGGGGCCGCAGGCGAAGGTGCAGGTCTCCGTCGACGGGCAGGCCCCGGCGCCGGTGCGCACGCGGGCGGTCATCGTGGGCAACTGCGGGAAGCTGACGAAGCAGCTGGTGCTCATGCCGGACGCCGAGATCGACGACGGGTACCTCGACGCCGTGGTGCTCTCCCCGCGCGGCGGGATCGGCTGGGGCGAGGTGGCGTGGGCCATCGCGACGCGCGACCGGCGCGGTCAGCGGCGCGTGCGGCACCTGCGGGGCAAGCGGTTCGAGGTGACGTGCCAGGAGCCGCAGGAGGTGGAGCTGGACGGTGACCCCATCGGGCCCGCCCACCGGGTCACGCTGACGGTCGACCCGGGCGTCCTGCGGGTCCGCTGCCCGCCGCTGCGCGCGGGCGCCCACGCCGCCCCGCGCTGA